AAACTGTGGAACAACCCGCAGTCCAGCACCGTCTCGAACGTCCGCCGCAACTCCCCCAGACCGAAGGCGTCGGCTGTGACGAACTCGGCCCCGAGCCCCCGAGCCGCGGCCTTGGCCCGCGCGACCGCCAGCGCCGTTCCCGCCACGTCGACACCCACGACGGGCAGGCCCAGCGAAGCGATGTGCAGAGCGTGCTCACCGGTGCCGCACCCGACGTCCAGCACCGAACCGGAGAACGCACCTCTTGACGCCAGGCGTACGACAGCCTGCTGCGGCCGGCCGATGTCCCAGGGAGGCGGGCCGTCGTGGTACGACGCGTCCCACGGCACTCCTGTCATGCGTTCGTGGCTGGTGGGGAACCGGCCACCGAACGGATCGCCGGTCGAAGTCCCTGGTCCGTCGGACACCTCGTCCCTCCTTGGCACTGATTTCGTCCATCGCCATGCTGCGTCTGCCCGTGCGGAGCCGCCGGATTCGTCCGAGCGGGGTTCAGCGGTCGTGCCGCCGGCAGGGTGAGGGTGACCCGACTTCGACGCGTGCCCCCGGTGGCGGGTCGGCTCAGACGACGGACCAAGGGCCGCACATCACTTCAGGAACTCCCTGGCGCCACGCAACCTTGTCGCCAGATGCCTCTGTGTCGAGGCGCAGTCGAGTCGCACATCGAGCGGCCCGAGCAGATCGGTGCCGGCACGCCGTCCGGAAGGCAGACGGTCGGGGTCCAGGCCGTCGCGGACCGCGACAAGGCGGCCGAGCTCGTATCTGCTCATCGCGTCAGGCCCGGCGACATGATGGATTCCGTCGCGCTCGGAGCCCGCGAGCTCCAGGAGGGCCGCGGCCAGGTCGCCGACGTGCACGGGGCAGCGTACGTCGTCGGTGAACAGGACGCCTCGTGTGGGGTCTGCGGCGAGTGAGCGTACGAGGGTCTCCTGCGGGGAGTCGCCGTTCCCGATGATCAGGGACGTCCGTGCGATCACGGCCGCCGGGTCGGCCAGACGTACGGCCACCTCTGCGGCTGCTTTCGCCGCGCCGTACGGGGACACCGGGTCCGGTACGCGATCCTCGGTGTAGGTGACCGCCTTGCCGGAGAAGACCGCGTCGGTGGACACGTGCACGAGGCGTGCGCCGGTCGCGGACGTCGCGACCGCCAGGTGACCGGGACCGGTGGCCGTCGTCAGCCAGTCGGTCTGGCGATAGGCCGCATTGACGACGACATCAGGGCGGATCTCGCCGACCAGCGCGGCGACGGCCGTACGGTCGCGGACGTCCAGCGGCCGCCAGGTCACCTCCGGCTCCGGTCCTGGTCGCGTCAGGTAGGTCGCGGTCACCACATGGCCTGCCGCGGTGGATCGGCGGACGAGTTCGCCGCCGAGGAATCCGCTGCCACCCACGATGAGGGTTCTCATGGACGGTGACCGTAGTGGGTCGGTTCCTTGACGCGGTACTGCGCATGGCCCTGCTGTTTCACGTGAAAC
The window above is part of the Sphaerisporangium rubeum genome. Proteins encoded here:
- a CDS encoding methyltransferase domain-containing protein — translated: MSDGPGTSTGDPFGGRFPTSHERMTGVPWDASYHDGPPPWDIGRPQQAVVRLASRGAFSGSVLDVGCGTGEHALHIASLGLPVVGVDVAGTALAVARAKAAARGLGAEFVTADAFGLGELRRTFETVLDCGLFHSFDAVERREYAASVASVTEPGGTLYVLCFSDEGSGTGPHPVGRDDLPAAFTRDAGWDVTAVEPNRVETRIHDDGAPAWLATIRRL
- a CDS encoding SDR family oxidoreductase — translated: MRTLIVGGSGFLGGELVRRSTAAGHVVTATYLTRPGPEPEVTWRPLDVRDRTAVAALVGEIRPDVVVNAAYRQTDWLTTATGPGHLAVATSATGARLVHVSTDAVFSGKAVTYTEDRVPDPVSPYGAAKAAAEVAVRLADPAAVIARTSLIIGNGDSPQETLVRSLAADPTRGVLFTDDVRCPVHVGDLAAALLELAGSERDGIHHVAGPDAMSRYELGRLVAVRDGLDPDRLPSGRRAGTDLLGPLDVRLDCASTQRHLATRLRGAREFLK